A stretch of the Archangium violaceum genome encodes the following:
- a CDS encoding cytochrome P450 translates to MASAARTLQLNPVAPENLLDPVPLYRELRSNDPVHWSEAVQSWLITRHDDVVNCFRDPRLSANRVRFYEDQLRGLGPDLIKDFLKGLNDQMSQRDGREHIQMRRQAAAGFSPQALDRWRPAIRRTAEQLVEQVRGQGHMNAVESLASQLPPRVIAEVLGIPVQDREQFLEWARPIADFNAPAAGTDVVDLARRTNTATRELFAYLRRIIEERSHSPGEDLLSQMLQSQQAGQMTLDQLVSNASLILFAGHTTTTDQISNGLHDLLSHRDQFHKLQEDRTLVRSAVEEMLRYNPAVPFMHRIAAETFQLRGKTIRKGDVVFMGLAAANRDPEAFPDPDRFDITRDSNHQKHMSFTFGPHHCLGAGLARRMLEITFEVLLERLPELHLDPKQLPQLKCHSLMFRGYDSLTVRW, encoded by the coding sequence ATGGCGAGCGCAGCCCGCACGCTCCAACTCAATCCCGTCGCTCCCGAGAATCTCCTCGATCCGGTACCGCTCTACAGGGAGCTGAGGAGCAATGACCCGGTGCACTGGTCGGAAGCGGTGCAATCCTGGCTCATCACCCGACATGACGACGTGGTGAATTGCTTTCGGGATCCCCGCCTGAGCGCCAACCGGGTGAGGTTCTACGAGGACCAGCTCCGGGGGCTGGGCCCCGACCTCATCAAGGACTTCCTGAAGGGGCTCAACGACCAGATGAGCCAGCGGGACGGCCGCGAGCACATCCAGATGCGTCGGCAGGCCGCTGCGGGCTTCTCGCCCCAGGCGCTCGACAGGTGGCGTCCGGCCATCCGCCGCACCGCGGAGCAGTTGGTGGAGCAGGTGCGGGGCCAGGGCCACATGAACGCGGTGGAGTCCCTGGCGAGCCAGCTCCCTCCGCGCGTCATCGCCGAGGTGCTCGGCATCCCCGTGCAGGACCGGGAGCAGTTCCTGGAGTGGGCCAGGCCCATCGCCGACTTCAACGCGCCCGCGGCCGGCACGGACGTGGTGGACCTGGCGCGCCGCACCAACACGGCGACCCGCGAGCTCTTCGCGTACCTGCGCCGCATCATCGAGGAGCGCAGCCACTCCCCGGGCGAGGACCTGCTCAGCCAGATGCTCCAATCCCAGCAGGCGGGGCAGATGACGTTGGATCAGCTGGTGTCCAACGCAAGCCTCATCCTCTTCGCCGGACACACCACCACCACGGATCAGATCAGCAACGGCCTGCATGATCTGCTGTCGCACCGCGACCAGTTCCACAAGCTCCAGGAGGACCGCACGCTGGTGCGCTCGGCCGTGGAGGAGATGCTGCGCTACAACCCCGCGGTGCCCTTCATGCACCGCATCGCCGCGGAGACCTTCCAGCTGCGCGGGAAGACGATTCGCAAGGGGGATGTGGTGTTCATGGGCCTGGCCGCCGCCAACCGCGACCCGGAGGCCTTCCCCGACCCGGACCGCTTCGACATCACCCGCGACAGCAACCACCAGAAGCACATGAGCTTCACCTTCGGGCCGCATCACTGCCTGGGGGCGGGTCTGGCGCGCCGCATGCTGGAGATCACCTTCGAGGTGCTGCTGGAGCGTCTGCCCGAGCTGCACCTGGATCCGAAGCAGCTGCCGCAGCTCAAGTGTCACAGCCTCATGTTCCGCGGCTACGACTCACTCACCGTCCGGTGGTGA
- the otsB gene encoding trehalose-phosphatase, producing MRSMRDVPLALGEWESLSRRMEGRQVAIFLDYDGTLSPIVPNPDEARLSDAMRTTLLELARRYPVAIVSGRDLPVLKGFVRLEGVSYAGSHGFDIEGPDGRGFQLEEGKALLPELDAAERELSVGLAGIPGTRLERKRFSVAVHWRHVEEARGPEVEHLVDAVLARHPRLRKGGGKKVFECQPALDWHKGRAVEWVLNALGLAREDVLPVYLGDDLTDEDAFQTLKGRGLSLVVRGEVERPTEADYALTDVEEVRRFLELLIDRARGTTR from the coding sequence ATGCGGTCGATGCGGGACGTGCCCCTGGCGCTGGGTGAGTGGGAGTCGCTGTCGCGGCGGATGGAGGGCCGGCAGGTGGCCATCTTCCTGGATTATGACGGCACGCTGTCGCCCATCGTGCCCAATCCGGACGAAGCGCGTCTGTCGGACGCCATGCGGACCACGCTCCTGGAGCTGGCCCGGCGCTATCCGGTGGCCATCGTGAGCGGGCGGGACTTGCCCGTGCTCAAGGGCTTCGTACGGCTGGAGGGCGTGTCGTACGCGGGCAGCCACGGCTTCGACATCGAAGGGCCAGACGGGCGTGGCTTCCAGCTGGAGGAGGGCAAGGCGCTGCTGCCCGAGCTGGACGCGGCGGAGCGGGAGCTGTCGGTGGGGCTCGCGGGGATTCCGGGCACCCGGCTGGAGCGCAAGCGCTTCAGCGTGGCGGTGCACTGGAGGCACGTGGAGGAGGCTCGTGGGCCGGAGGTGGAGCACCTGGTGGACGCGGTGCTGGCGCGCCATCCGCGGTTGCGCAAGGGAGGCGGGAAGAAGGTGTTCGAATGCCAGCCGGCCCTCGACTGGCACAAGGGCCGGGCGGTGGAGTGGGTGTTGAATGCCCTGGGGCTGGCGCGCGAGGACGTGCTGCCGGTGTACCTGGGGGATGACCTCACGGACGAGGACGCCTTCCAGACACTGAAGGGACGGGGTTTGAGTCTGGTGGTGCGGGGCGAGGTGGAGCGGCCCACGGAGGCGGACTACGCGCTGACGGACGTGGAGGAGGTGCGCCGGTTCCTGGAGCTGCTCATCGACCGCGCCAGGGGGACGACCCGATGA
- a CDS encoding HAD family hydrolase: MPSLQPPGSTALVLSRRDFDAVLFDLDGVVTRTAEVHAAAWKRLFDTYLEARARQTGEPFQPFTAEDYQRYVDGRPRFDGIRCFLESRGLVLPEGSPGDGPEAETVQGLGKRKNEYFLETLAQRGVAVFEHAVELLERLRAAGFRTAVVSASRNCVAVLRAAGLEHLFDARVDGVESGRFGLPGKPAPDTFLEAGRRVGVPPERAVVLEDAQAGVQAGRRGHFGYIIGVRRAGPVGALVRAGADVEVTDLSTIQVEEGVS, translated from the coding sequence ATGCCCTCGCTCCAGCCCCCCGGGTCCACCGCGCTCGTGCTGTCCCGCCGCGACTTCGACGCGGTCCTGTTCGATCTGGACGGCGTGGTGACGCGGACGGCGGAGGTACATGCCGCCGCGTGGAAGCGCCTGTTCGACACGTACCTGGAGGCGCGCGCGCGACAGACGGGCGAGCCCTTCCAGCCCTTCACGGCGGAGGACTACCAGCGGTACGTGGATGGCCGGCCGCGCTTCGATGGCATCCGCTGCTTCCTGGAGAGCCGGGGCCTCGTGTTGCCCGAGGGCTCGCCCGGGGATGGCCCGGAAGCGGAGACGGTGCAGGGGCTGGGCAAGCGCAAGAATGAGTACTTCCTCGAGACGCTCGCGCAGCGGGGGGTGGCGGTCTTCGAGCACGCGGTGGAATTGTTGGAGCGTCTGCGGGCAGCGGGCTTCCGCACGGCGGTGGTCTCGGCCAGTCGCAATTGCGTGGCGGTGCTGCGGGCGGCCGGGCTGGAGCATCTGTTCGACGCTCGGGTGGATGGAGTGGAGTCGGGGAGGTTCGGGTTGCCGGGCAAGCCGGCCCCGGACACGTTCCTGGAAGCGGGGCGGCGGGTGGGTGTGCCGCCGGAGCGCGCGGTGGTGCTGGAAGACGCGCAGGCTGGAGTGCAGGCGGGCAGGCGAGGGCATTTCGGGTACATCATCGGCGTGCGTCGCGCGGGGCCGGTGGGGGCGCTGGTACGGGCCGGCGCGGACGTGGAGGTGACGGACCTGTCCACCATCCAGGTGGAGGAAGGAGTGTCTTGA
- a CDS encoding glycoside hydrolase family 65 protein, protein MRPELWLFTYEGFEPAKEGLREALCTLGNGYFATRGAAPESEADDTHYPGTYLAGGYNRLKTDLAGRVVENEDLVNMPNWLPLGFRLEGGDWFNPRAAVLLEYRQVLDMARGLLLRTVRFEDRRGRRTRVEQRRFVHMRDKHLAGQELVLVPENWSGRVHVRSALDGRVVNGGVPRYRQLNCKHLRTLVAEEVDAETLLLEVETVQSRLEVAEAARTRLYVDGQPARVRRGLTVEEGYLSHEFEVELREGQRLAVEKVVALYSSRDHAVSEAAMEARHAVEEAPARFDELVATHVQAWSQLWRRSDLDLELAEPDHIQTALRLHIFHLLQTVSPHTIDQDVGVPARGWHGEAYRGHIFWDELFVFPFLNLRLPALTRALLRYRYRRLRRAREAARAEGFRGAMFPWQSGSDGREESQRLHLNPRSGRWVPDVTWLQRHINAAVAYNVWQYYQATADSEFMYFYGAEMLLELARFWASMARWNPSLRRYEIKGVMGPDEYHTGYPDRAEPGLDNNSYTNLMAVWVLCKGLEVLNLLPGERRDELLETLAVSPAELAHWDDISRKTRLVFHQDGVLSQFEGYEQLQEFDWEVYRKRYADIHRLDRILEAEGDTPNRYKLSKQADVLMLFYLFSAEELRDLFERLGYPFDAGMIPRTVEYYLQRTSHGSTLSGVVHSWVLARSDRPRSWKLFTEALRSDIADVQGGTTPEGIHLGAMSGTVDLMQRAYTGIEVRGDVLHFNPNLPEGMKRLKFSLRYRKSLVEVEITQDKLVLNSRWRSTTPLEFELRGERHLLQPCETREFPLARREVTTEGTLDSSGP, encoded by the coding sequence ATGAGGCCGGAGCTCTGGCTCTTCACCTACGAGGGCTTCGAGCCAGCGAAGGAGGGCCTACGCGAGGCGCTCTGCACGCTCGGCAACGGCTACTTCGCCACGCGCGGGGCGGCGCCGGAGTCCGAGGCGGACGACACGCACTACCCGGGGACGTATCTGGCGGGCGGGTACAACCGGCTGAAGACGGACCTGGCCGGACGCGTGGTGGAGAACGAGGACCTGGTCAACATGCCCAACTGGTTGCCGCTCGGCTTCCGGCTCGAGGGCGGCGACTGGTTCAACCCGCGCGCGGCGGTGCTGCTGGAGTACCGGCAGGTGCTGGACATGGCGAGGGGGCTGCTGCTGCGCACGGTGCGCTTCGAGGATCGGCGGGGACGGCGCACGCGGGTGGAGCAGCGGCGCTTCGTGCACATGCGCGACAAGCACCTGGCGGGACAGGAGCTGGTGCTGGTGCCGGAGAACTGGAGCGGACGGGTGCACGTGCGCTCGGCGCTGGACGGGCGGGTCGTGAATGGAGGCGTGCCGCGCTACCGGCAGCTCAACTGCAAGCACCTGCGCACCCTGGTGGCGGAGGAGGTGGACGCGGAGACGCTGCTGTTGGAGGTGGAGACGGTGCAGTCGCGCCTGGAGGTGGCGGAGGCGGCGCGCACGCGGCTGTACGTGGACGGGCAGCCCGCCCGGGTGCGGCGAGGACTCACCGTGGAGGAGGGCTACCTCTCCCACGAGTTCGAGGTGGAGCTCCGCGAAGGGCAACGGCTGGCGGTGGAGAAGGTGGTGGCTCTGTACTCGTCGAGGGACCACGCGGTATCGGAGGCCGCGATGGAGGCCCGGCACGCGGTGGAGGAGGCGCCCGCGCGCTTCGACGAGCTGGTGGCCACCCACGTGCAGGCCTGGTCCCAGTTGTGGCGCCGCAGCGACCTGGACCTGGAGCTGGCCGAGCCGGACCACATCCAAACGGCCCTGCGGCTGCACATCTTCCACCTGCTACAGACGGTGTCGCCGCACACCATCGATCAGGACGTGGGCGTGCCGGCTCGCGGGTGGCACGGCGAGGCGTACCGGGGCCACATCTTCTGGGACGAGCTGTTCGTCTTCCCCTTCCTCAACCTGCGGTTGCCTGCCCTGACGAGGGCGCTGCTGCGCTACCGCTACCGGCGGCTGCGGCGCGCGCGCGAGGCGGCCCGGGCGGAGGGCTTCCGCGGGGCGATGTTCCCCTGGCAGAGCGGCAGCGATGGGCGCGAGGAGAGCCAGCGGCTGCACCTCAACCCCCGCTCCGGACGGTGGGTCCCGGACGTGACGTGGCTGCAAAGACATATCAACGCGGCCGTCGCCTACAACGTCTGGCAGTACTACCAGGCCACGGCGGACTCGGAGTTCATGTATTTCTACGGGGCGGAGATGTTGCTGGAGCTGGCCCGCTTCTGGGCGAGCATGGCCCGGTGGAACCCGTCGCTGCGGCGCTACGAAATCAAGGGGGTGATGGGGCCGGACGAGTACCACACGGGGTACCCGGACCGCGCCGAGCCGGGGCTGGACAACAATTCCTACACGAACCTCATGGCGGTGTGGGTGTTGTGCAAGGGGTTGGAGGTGCTGAATCTGCTGCCCGGTGAGCGCCGCGACGAGCTGCTCGAGACGCTGGCGGTGAGCCCGGCGGAGCTGGCGCACTGGGACGATATCAGCCGGAAGACGCGGCTGGTGTTCCACCAGGACGGCGTGCTGAGCCAGTTCGAGGGCTACGAGCAGCTCCAGGAGTTCGACTGGGAGGTGTACCGCAAGCGCTACGCGGACATCCACCGGTTGGATCGGATCCTCGAGGCGGAAGGGGACACGCCCAACCGCTACAAGCTGTCGAAGCAGGCGGATGTGCTGATGCTCTTCTACCTGTTCTCGGCGGAGGAGCTGCGGGATCTCTTCGAGCGGCTGGGCTACCCGTTCGACGCGGGGATGATTCCGAGGACGGTGGAGTACTACCTGCAGCGCACCTCGCACGGCTCGACGCTGAGCGGGGTGGTGCACTCGTGGGTGCTGGCGCGCAGTGACCGGCCCCGCTCGTGGAAGCTGTTCACCGAGGCGTTGAGGAGCGACATCGCGGACGTGCAGGGCGGGACGACGCCGGAGGGCATCCACCTGGGCGCCATGTCGGGGACGGTGGACCTGATGCAGCGGGCGTACACGGGCATCGAGGTGCGCGGGGACGTGCTGCACTTCAACCCGAACCTGCCCGAGGGGATGAAGCGGCTGAAGTTCTCGCTGCGCTACCGCAAGAGCCTGGTGGAGGTGGAAATCACCCAGGACAAGCTGGTGCTCAACAGCCGGTGGCGCTCCACGACACCGCTGGAGTTCGAGCTGCGGGGTGAGCGTCACCTGCTCCAGCCCTGCGAGACGCGGGAGTTCCCCCTCGCGAGGCGGGAGGTGACGACGGAGGGAACATTGGACAGTTCGGGCCCGTGA
- a CDS encoding trypsin-like serine protease, which produces MSQRHFVRKFFLLGTASTALLAGCGPEEAAAPEQQLGAETQEIVGGTNANISTYPWQISFQDTTGFHFCGGSILNANWILTAQHCVAESAAYATSSPVTVRIAAGSSKLSTMSSSGQIRAVDDIIPFPGYSDATLGKDVALLHLSTPLTLNGNVAAITLATSADEAAGLTNAGITSTVTGWGSLSSGGSSPDTLQTVDVPIVSNADATSAYGQTITADQLAAGVMGVGGKDSCQGDSGGPLVVSKGSGKILAGVVSWGQGCAEPNYPGLYARVSSFQPWISSFLSKSPTTRLSSTSQSASKGAWKHYTVSVPSGTTALNVHISGGTGDADLYVRQGAEPTTSSYTCRPYAGGNNESCSLPSPAAGTWYVSVRGYSAFSGLTVRATTY; this is translated from the coding sequence ATGTCGCAGCGTCACTTCGTTCGGAAGTTCTTCCTTCTCGGCACCGCCAGCACGGCCCTGCTCGCTGGCTGTGGTCCCGAGGAGGCCGCCGCCCCCGAGCAGCAGCTCGGCGCGGAGACCCAGGAGATCGTCGGCGGTACCAACGCCAACATCTCCACCTATCCCTGGCAGATCTCCTTCCAGGATACGACGGGCTTCCACTTCTGTGGTGGCTCCATCCTGAACGCGAACTGGATCCTCACCGCCCAGCACTGCGTGGCCGAGTCGGCCGCCTACGCCACCAGCTCCCCGGTCACCGTGCGCATCGCCGCGGGCAGCTCCAAGCTGAGCACCATGAGCAGCTCGGGGCAGATCCGCGCGGTCGATGACATCATCCCCTTCCCGGGTTACAGCGACGCGACCCTGGGCAAGGACGTGGCGCTGCTGCACCTGTCCACGCCGCTCACCCTCAACGGCAACGTGGCGGCCATCACGCTGGCGACCTCGGCCGATGAGGCGGCGGGCCTGACGAACGCGGGCATCACCTCCACCGTGACGGGCTGGGGCTCGCTCTCCTCCGGTGGTTCGTCGCCGGACACGCTGCAGACCGTGGACGTGCCCATCGTCTCCAACGCGGACGCCACCTCGGCGTACGGGCAGACCATCACCGCGGATCAGCTCGCCGCGGGCGTCATGGGCGTGGGTGGCAAGGACTCGTGCCAGGGTGACAGCGGCGGCCCGCTCGTGGTGAGCAAGGGCAGCGGCAAGATCCTCGCGGGCGTGGTGAGTTGGGGCCAGGGGTGCGCGGAGCCCAACTACCCCGGCCTGTACGCGCGCGTCTCTTCCTTCCAGCCGTGGATCTCCTCCTTCCTGAGCAAGTCGCCCACCACGCGCTTGAGCTCGACCAGCCAGTCGGCCAGCAAGGGCGCCTGGAAGCACTACACGGTGAGCGTGCCCTCCGGCACCACGGCGCTCAACGTGCACATCTCCGGCGGCACCGGTGACGCCGACCTCTACGTCCGCCAGGGCGCCGAGCCGACGACGAGCAGCTACACCTGCCGGCCGTACGCGGGTGGCAACAACGAGTCCTGCAGCCTCCCCAGCCCGGCGGCGGGGACCTGGTACGTCTCGGTCCGCGGCTACTCCGCCTTCTCCGGCCTGACGGTGCGCGCGACCACCTACTGA
- the sitI6 gene encoding SitI6 family double-CXXCG motif immunity protein encodes MRFYELDSVPADSMRYTGEYNAERPWGLPGLHCPTCDASWAGISEAYPSVDLSGVPGAKQLEKAWLEEDFAKFERLRAMVRPLVPSWARLTPGTGFGPLVGSARGNFAQLYLLYSWRVIIRRDALEQLLAEGLRGLKGCRTGLRFRQKNAPELMELEMEPHGSFHPDCLPSGNTEPCATCGGYDYDVPKQPVLDGASLPEHLDIFRLRSRDGVIVISERFADTLRRLDFEEFSLRELPVR; translated from the coding sequence ATGAGGTTCTACGAGCTGGATTCCGTCCCGGCTGACAGCATGCGCTACACGGGCGAGTACAACGCGGAACGCCCATGGGGTTTGCCCGGCCTGCATTGCCCCACGTGTGACGCGAGCTGGGCTGGTATCTCAGAGGCCTACCCGAGCGTGGACCTGTCGGGAGTGCCCGGGGCGAAGCAACTCGAGAAGGCCTGGCTCGAAGAGGACTTCGCGAAGTTCGAGCGTCTGCGCGCGATGGTGCGGCCTCTGGTTCCCTCCTGGGCACGGCTGACACCCGGCACCGGCTTCGGGCCACTCGTGGGCTCGGCTCGTGGCAACTTCGCCCAGCTCTACCTGCTGTACTCCTGGAGGGTGATCATCCGGCGTGATGCGCTGGAGCAACTCCTGGCGGAGGGTCTACGGGGATTGAAGGGGTGCCGCACCGGGCTGCGCTTCCGGCAGAAGAACGCACCGGAGCTGATGGAACTGGAAATGGAGCCGCACGGCTCGTTCCACCCGGACTGTCTGCCCTCTGGCAACACCGAGCCGTGTGCGACGTGCGGAGGCTATGACTACGATGTGCCGAAGCAGCCGGTGCTCGACGGGGCCTCGCTGCCGGAGCACCTGGACATCTTCCGACTGCGCAGCCGCGACGGTGTCATCGTGATCAGCGAGCGCTTCGCGGACACGCTGCGCCGGCTCGACTTCGAGGAGTTCTCCCTGCGCGAGCTGCCCGTGCGATGA
- the epsZ gene encoding exopolysaccharide biosynthesis polyisoprenyl-phosphate hexose-1-phosphate transferase EpsZ: MRPASQVDVTSSEPPATASQTRADTPPNGLAPAETPPPILSAGALAATEKPLAVVSPKAPGAPVSRFAPGFAAKMNMVADLALVVAALLISTTMMGHDLHLERTDVWVLLGVGVVSWLVVGTALCLYDVRFADRERLDDLALISIQVMVVTVVLFLTRLVMGTESWIVALSLFPPLLWPSVAMLRLSFFRKLSVQEQPLDEVLIIGVGAMGRLTGEDLGTRNRRKVIGYLGFSNEPASATPPAPVLGSVKDLEHILCTVPVDEVYIAGNMLKHSAEMQAAVKLCENFGIPFALPAYHFRFDRARPVDDHAVSDGYLHFVTHAFQPHQMALKRLFDIVSSAAALAVLSPLLVGVALAVKFTSRGPIFFKQKRVGLHGKPFHMLKFRSMVINAEELKAKLEALNEQTGPVFKMKNDPRITRVGRFIRKYSIDELPQLINVLRGEMSVVGPRPPIPSEVEKYAAWQRRRLSVRPGLTCIWQVSGRNQISFEEWMYLDMQYIDHWSLKNDINLILKTVPVVITGSGAS, translated from the coding sequence ATGCGGCCCGCATCTCAAGTAGACGTGACATCCAGCGAGCCACCCGCCACCGCATCTCAGACGCGTGCGGACACCCCACCCAACGGGTTGGCTCCCGCCGAGACACCACCTCCCATCCTGTCGGCGGGCGCGCTGGCGGCCACGGAGAAGCCGCTGGCGGTGGTGAGCCCCAAGGCGCCCGGGGCGCCGGTTTCGCGCTTCGCCCCGGGGTTCGCCGCGAAGATGAACATGGTGGCGGACCTGGCGCTGGTGGTGGCCGCGCTGCTCATCTCCACGACGATGATGGGGCACGATCTCCACCTGGAGCGCACGGACGTCTGGGTGTTGCTGGGCGTGGGCGTGGTGTCGTGGCTGGTGGTGGGTACGGCGCTGTGCCTCTATGACGTGCGCTTCGCGGACCGCGAGCGGCTGGATGACCTGGCGCTCATCTCCATCCAGGTGATGGTCGTCACGGTGGTGCTCTTCCTCACGCGTCTGGTGATGGGCACCGAGTCGTGGATCGTCGCGCTCAGTCTCTTTCCTCCGCTGTTGTGGCCCTCGGTGGCGATGCTGCGCCTGAGCTTCTTCCGGAAGCTGTCGGTGCAGGAGCAGCCGCTGGACGAGGTGCTCATCATCGGCGTGGGGGCCATGGGCCGGCTGACGGGCGAGGACCTGGGCACCAGGAACCGTCGCAAGGTCATCGGTTACCTGGGCTTCAGCAACGAGCCGGCCTCGGCGACGCCGCCGGCGCCCGTGCTGGGGAGCGTGAAGGACCTGGAGCACATCCTGTGCACGGTGCCGGTGGACGAGGTCTACATCGCCGGCAACATGCTGAAGCACTCGGCGGAGATGCAGGCCGCGGTGAAGCTGTGTGAGAACTTCGGCATCCCCTTCGCGCTGCCGGCGTACCACTTCCGGTTCGATCGGGCGCGGCCGGTGGATGACCACGCGGTCTCGGACGGCTACCTGCACTTCGTGACGCACGCCTTCCAGCCACACCAGATGGCGCTCAAGCGGCTCTTCGACATCGTGAGCTCGGCGGCGGCGCTGGCGGTGCTCTCTCCGCTGCTGGTCGGAGTGGCGTTGGCGGTGAAGTTCACCAGCCGCGGGCCCATCTTCTTCAAACAGAAGCGCGTGGGCCTGCACGGCAAGCCCTTCCACATGCTCAAGTTCCGCTCCATGGTGATCAACGCCGAGGAGCTGAAGGCGAAGCTGGAGGCGCTGAACGAGCAGACGGGTCCGGTCTTCAAGATGAAGAACGATCCGCGCATCACCCGGGTGGGGCGCTTCATCCGCAAGTACTCCATCGACGAGCTGCCGCAGCTCATCAACGTGCTGCGCGGGGAGATGAGCGTGGTGGGGCCGCGGCCGCCGATTCCCAGCGAGGTGGAGAAGTACGCCGCCTGGCAGCGCCGCCGGCTGTCGGTGCGTCCGGGCCTCACCTGCATCTGGCAGGTCTCCGGCCGCAACCAGATTTCGTTCGAGGAGTGGATGTACCTGGACATGCAGTACATCGACCACTGGAGCCTCAAGAACGACATCAACCTCATCCTCAAGACGGTGCCGGTGGTGATTACCGGCAGCGGCGCGAGCTGA
- the sitA6 gene encoding SitA6 family polymorphic toxin lipoprotein, whose protein sequence is MKTWKLWGLLLGVVLSGCAASGPSQREEGTPDAACMEREETGSCLTLLCDEDACGFFRCEDMSAAVAASEDADEAEGESGSVVLARTGTVGIRLPSPVTPMRYRGWPLRLPGDREPIFVIPWKNHHLRNLLPSQKQLLQEAELRMRRPHEKHHLFPQEFRAWFARNGIDIHQWTMFIETGLHRSIHRGPRGGAWNAAWRQFTQEKEGKRVTKEEIWKYAGELCVRFGLMAPLQPYYGRTRQPPPIGF, encoded by the coding sequence ATGAAGACGTGGAAACTCTGGGGGCTGTTGCTCGGAGTGGTGCTGTCCGGGTGCGCGGCCTCGGGCCCTTCGCAGCGTGAAGAGGGGACACCCGACGCAGCCTGCATGGAGCGGGAAGAGACCGGCTCGTGCCTCACCCTCCTGTGCGACGAGGACGCGTGCGGCTTCTTCCGCTGCGAGGACATGTCGGCGGCGGTGGCCGCGAGCGAGGACGCAGATGAGGCGGAGGGCGAGTCCGGGAGCGTGGTGCTGGCGCGCACGGGAACGGTGGGCATCCGCCTGCCCTCTCCTGTCACGCCCATGCGTTACCGGGGCTGGCCGCTGCGGCTACCGGGGGACCGCGAGCCCATCTTCGTCATCCCCTGGAAGAACCACCACCTGCGCAACCTGCTGCCCAGTCAGAAGCAGCTCCTCCAGGAGGCCGAGCTGCGGATGCGCCGGCCTCACGAGAAGCACCACCTCTTCCCGCAGGAGTTCCGGGCCTGGTTCGCGCGCAATGGCATCGACATCCATCAATGGACGATGTTCATCGAAACGGGCCTGCACCGAAGCATCCATCGCGGGCCGAGAGGTGGTGCCTGGAACGCTGCGTGGAGGCAGTTCACGCAAGAGAAGGAAGGGAAGCGGGTGACGAAGGAAGAAATCTGGAAGTACGCCGGGGAGCTGTGCGTGCGCTTCGGCCTGATGGCTCCATTGCAGCCGTACTACGGTCGAACGAGGCAGCCGCCCCCCATCGGGTTCTGA
- a CDS encoding YbaY family lipoprotein has product MTRPLTLLVGCLTALTLAACATTQRVAQEDTPTDPAEAPAEAPTGAPATPPAETPAEAPAETQVTGSVTYRERIALTPDAVVQVEVVESSPGEGSETVVGEQTLQSPGQVPIRFSVTVPSERIRPGATYVVRARITDAGRVYTTPTPVPVLTQGHSSQDVTVRVRVGG; this is encoded by the coding sequence ATGACCCGTCCCCTCACCCTGTTGGTCGGATGCCTGACCGCGCTCACCCTGGCCGCGTGCGCCACGACCCAGCGGGTCGCCCAGGAGGACACGCCCACGGACCCCGCCGAGGCACCCGCCGAGGCACCCACCGGGGCTCCCGCGACCCCCCCCGCCGAAACGCCCGCCGAGGCCCCCGCCGAGACCCAGGTCACGGGAAGCGTGACCTATCGCGAGCGTATCGCCCTCACCCCGGACGCCGTCGTCCAGGTCGAGGTGGTGGAGTCCTCGCCGGGAGAGGGCTCCGAGACCGTGGTCGGAGAGCAGACCCTCCAGAGCCCCGGGCAGGTGCCCATCCGCTTCTCGGTGACGGTGCCCTCCGAGCGCATCCGCCCCGGCGCCACCTATGTCGTCCGAGCGCGCATCACGGATGCCGGCCGCGTCTACACCACGCCCACACCCGTCCCCGTGCTCACCCAGGGCCATTCGAGCCAGGACGTGACGGTGCGCGTGCGCGTGGGCGGTTGA